The DNA region GGCCCTCACCCTCGACTCCTCTCCCACAGGGAGAGGAGTCAATAACCGTGAATTTGTAGGGATGGGTTTAGCTAGCCAATTGACAATAGACAGCAATTCAACAACAAAGCCCGTCCCCCACGCAACCCCAATCTGTAACCAAATGCCATAAACGGGGAAGGGTGGGTTTAACAGGCCAATTGACACCTTGCAAAAATTTACCAGTAAAACCTGCCCCTAATCCCTGATCCCCGATCCCTGATACCCAACTCCCTCAAACCATGAAACTTCTGCCACAAACCGTTCAATTTGACTCTGAGTTATTGCAAAAATACGATCGCCCCTTACCGCGCTATACCAGCTACCCCCCAGCAACGGAATTAAAGCCTGAGTTTGATGAATTGGATTTCCGAACAGCGATCGCGGTAGGAAATCACAAACAAACGCCCATTTCCCTCTACTGCCATATTCCGTTCTGTGAAACGGCCTGTTATTTCTGTGGTTGCAACACGATCATTACCCAGCGTCGAGAACTGGCCGATCCCTATCTCAATTACCTGGCCCGTAATATTGAGCAAGTAGCCAGCCTGATTGATGGTCAGCGAAAAGTGCATCAACTGCATTGGGGCGGTGGCACTCCCAATTATCTCAACTTAAGTCAGATTGAATTTCTCTGGAATACCCTCAATCGTTATTTCAGTCTGGATCCGGCTGCAGAAGTTTCGATTGAAATTAATCCCCGTTATGTCGATAAGAACTACATCTTTTTCTTAAAGAGTCTGGGCTTTAATCGAATTAGCTTTGGCATTCAAGATTTTAATCCTGAAGTACAGGCTGCAGTGAACCGAATCCAACCAGAATCGATGCTGTTTGATGTCATGAGTTGGATTAGGGAAGCTGGATTTGAAAGCGTCAATGTAGATTTGATTTACGGGCTTCCCTACCAAACTCTATATACGTTTAAGGAAACCGTTCAGAAAACCATTGAACTTAATCCCGATCGCATTGCGGTCTTCAACTTTGCCTATGTGCCCTGGATCAAACCGATTCAGAAGAAAATTTCTCAGGAAGCCCTGCCGCCTGCATCTGAGAAGCTAAAGATTTTGCAAATGACGATCGCCGAACTAACTGAGAAAGACTATGTCTTCATTGGAATGGATCACTTTGCCAAACCGAATGATGAACTGACGATCGCCCAACGAGCCGGAAAACTGCATCGTAACTTCCAGGGCTACACCACCAAACCAGAATCTGACCTGTTTGGTTTTGGGATTACCTCAATCAGTATGTTGCATGATGTGTATATCCAGAATCACAAACGGTTGAAAGAGTTTTATGGGGCGATCGATGAAGGCAGGTTACCGATCGAGAAAGGTGTAACACTGACTCAGGATGACATTATCCGCCGCACGATCATCATGGAATTGATGTGTCAGTTCCAGTTGGCCCAACAGGATATTGAAGAGAAATATCACCTGGGCTTCGATATTGACTTTGATGATTACTTCTGGCGTGAAATTCCCAAACTCAAAACGTTAGAAGCTGATGGTTTAGTCAAACTGTATTCCGATGGCATTGAAATTACCCCTATCGGT from Leptodesmis sichuanensis A121 includes:
- the hemN gene encoding oxygen-independent coproporphyrinogen III oxidase, translated to MKLLPQTVQFDSELLQKYDRPLPRYTSYPPATELKPEFDELDFRTAIAVGNHKQTPISLYCHIPFCETACYFCGCNTIITQRRELADPYLNYLARNIEQVASLIDGQRKVHQLHWGGGTPNYLNLSQIEFLWNTLNRYFSLDPAAEVSIEINPRYVDKNYIFFLKSLGFNRISFGIQDFNPEVQAAVNRIQPESMLFDVMSWIREAGFESVNVDLIYGLPYQTLYTFKETVQKTIELNPDRIAVFNFAYVPWIKPIQKKISQEALPPASEKLKILQMTIAELTEKDYVFIGMDHFAKPNDELTIAQRAGKLHRNFQGYTTKPESDLFGFGITSISMLHDVYIQNHKRLKEFYGAIDEGRLPIEKGVTLTQDDIIRRTIIMELMCQFQLAQQDIEEKYHLGFDIDFDDYFWREIPKLKTLEADGLVKLYSDGIEITPIGRLLIRNIASVFDAYLGERKTGTFSKSI